A stretch of the Vibrio aquimaris genome encodes the following:
- a CDS encoding transporter substrate-binding domain-containing diguanylate cyclase: MSKHAEILHHSQIKQFLYKGALLAQLSLLSITLLFSPVSVANQENAESRTLIVTNSKAWKPFSYLDDDQQPAGILIDYWQQFAKHNNVEIEFLLLDWNDSLEAVRTGKADVHAGLLWSEGREAYLDYTPEIITIDTQMYINRDLIGLDLNDFMLGKHNYKVGVVTGGYEEEFTRNNYPNLQLVSFNNNQKMIDAAFKGEISAFVADLQVGNFYLLTSNQPNAFIGVRNLYSGDLRAAVKEGNKALQDRIIKGQETITTSEKQRILSRWMHINTVYPAYLAPILIVIAVGGAILYIFALRYSVRMKTRELALANEELKKLSETDSLTGLSNRRHFVSEFQQRIEMQGDVCVIVFDIDDFKSINDNYGHQVGDHVIKTVAEAVREKIGSDQLLGRIGGEEFALVMNNQDELRVKEVSHVICDLIRNLDFSDKLPYQVTVSLGCAYYPTAHQDIQLSDADQLMYQAKAQGKDQAVVKNMENSHS, translated from the coding sequence TTGAGTAAACATGCTGAAATACTACATCACTCACAAATCAAACAATTTCTGTACAAGGGGGCCTTATTAGCTCAGCTTAGCTTACTGAGTATCACCTTGTTGTTTTCCCCTGTATCAGTAGCAAATCAAGAGAATGCCGAGTCACGAACTTTGATCGTGACCAACTCAAAAGCGTGGAAGCCCTTTTCTTATCTGGACGATGATCAGCAACCCGCTGGGATATTGATTGACTACTGGCAACAGTTTGCCAAGCATAATAATGTCGAGATTGAATTTCTTTTATTAGATTGGAATGACTCACTTGAGGCAGTACGCACAGGAAAAGCAGATGTGCATGCAGGGCTACTGTGGTCTGAAGGAAGAGAAGCCTATCTTGATTACACCCCAGAGATCATCACTATTGATACTCAGATGTACATAAATCGAGATTTAATAGGTCTTGACCTCAATGACTTTATGTTGGGAAAGCACAACTATAAAGTGGGAGTAGTTACGGGCGGATATGAAGAAGAATTTACTCGCAACAATTACCCTAATCTTCAACTTGTGTCATTCAACAACAACCAGAAAATGATTGATGCGGCGTTTAAGGGAGAGATCTCCGCTTTTGTTGCGGATTTACAAGTGGGAAATTTCTATCTTTTGACAAGCAACCAGCCCAACGCTTTCATTGGTGTGAGAAATCTTTACTCAGGAGACTTGAGAGCTGCTGTTAAAGAGGGTAATAAAGCGTTACAAGATAGAATAATAAAGGGGCAGGAAACAATTACAACAAGTGAGAAGCAGCGCATTTTGAGTCGTTGGATGCACATCAATACTGTCTACCCGGCTTATTTGGCACCGATTCTCATTGTGATTGCTGTAGGTGGTGCGATCCTCTATATATTTGCATTGAGGTATTCGGTGCGCATGAAAACTCGTGAGTTAGCGTTGGCCAATGAAGAGCTAAAGAAGCTCTCTGAGACGGATTCATTGACAGGGCTGAGTAATCGTCGACATTTCGTTTCTGAGTTTCAACAGCGTATCGAGATGCAGGGTGACGTATGTGTGATTGTATTTGATATTGATGATTTCAAATCGATAAATGATAACTACGGGCACCAAGTTGGTGATCACGTGATTAAAACGGTTGCAGAGGCAGTACGTGAAAAAATCGGATCTGACCAACTTTTGGGCCGTATCGGTGGTGAAGAGTTTGCCCTTGTGATGAACAACCAAGATGAGCTGCGAGTAAAAGAAGTCTCCCACGTTATCTGTGACTTAATTCGAAATCTAGACTTTAGTGACAAGCTTCCCTATCAGGTTACCGTTAGTTTAGGATGCGCGTATTACCCAACGGCACATCAGGATATACAGCTTTCAGATGCTGACCAACTAATGTATCAAGCTAAAGCACAAGGGAAGGACCAAGCGGTTGTGAAAAACATGGAAAATTCACATTCGTGA